The proteins below come from a single Eubacterium limosum genomic window:
- a CDS encoding HAD family hydrolase produces MTEAIIFDMDGLMFDTETISIPSWVKAGEILGYPITEAMIFELFGMNPVAVNAYWKEHFGDDFDCGAAMKLHLDYMEDYVRENGVPLKPGLITLLDFLKEQGYLFTIASSTQRPMIKMYLERAEIGHYFTDQIVGGDEITNGKPAPDIYLKAARKLGTAPERCMVFEDSLAGIEAAWRAGMKPVMVPDKVPADSVTEERLYAKLKTLDEGIGLLKKES; encoded by the coding sequence ATGACAGAAGCAATCATTTTTGATATGGACGGCCTGATGTTTGATACTGAGACCATATCCATTCCCAGCTGGGTAAAGGCAGGCGAAATTCTGGGTTACCCCATTACAGAAGCCATGATCTTTGAGCTGTTCGGTATGAATCCGGTGGCGGTGAATGCCTACTGGAAGGAGCACTTCGGGGACGATTTTGACTGCGGCGCAGCCATGAAGCTCCACCTCGATTATATGGAGGACTATGTGCGGGAAAACGGCGTGCCACTGAAGCCGGGGCTGATCACGCTGCTGGACTTTTTAAAAGAGCAGGGCTACCTGTTTACCATCGCCTCCTCCACACAGCGCCCGATGATCAAGATGTACCTGGAGCGCGCTGAGATCGGCCACTATTTCACCGACCAGATCGTGGGCGGTGACGAGATCACGAACGGCAAGCCCGCGCCAGATATTTATTTAAAGGCCGCCCGGAAGCTGGGGACAGCGCCGGAACGCTGTATGGTTTTTGAAGACTCTTTAGCCGGGATCGAGGCGGCCTGGCGGGCAGGTATGAAGCCGGTGATGGTACCAGATAAGGTACCGGCGGACAGTGTCACGGAAGAACGGCTGTACGCTAAGCTAAAAACCTTGGACGAGGGGATTGGGCTACTAAAAAAAGAAAGCTGA
- a CDS encoding histidine phosphatase family protein — protein sequence MTTLYLIRHGTTDANANGIFQGVLDLPLNDLGLKQAQALGERFKDIDVDVLYCTPLQRTRQTAEGLRGEKDLQILVEPGIVEVDGGLMEAKKISVIDEAFPGLMETFKTDLPNFQAPGGESTRDVYNRVTSALTRIVAENTGKTIACISHGFAIQTFLWYAKGLPFEEMQQEILRNTAVCKFIFDTSGGLQIEYINDDRHLSDDLKCEQPPEFRVKKQKAEGRA from the coding sequence TTGACAACCCTTTATCTGATTCGTCACGGCACCACCGACGCCAACGCCAATGGTATTTTTCAGGGCGTTCTGGACCTTCCCCTGAACGATCTTGGCCTGAAACAGGCCCAGGCACTTGGCGAACGCTTTAAAGACATTGACGTCGATGTTTTATACTGTACACCCCTGCAGCGCACCCGCCAGACCGCCGAAGGCCTCCGGGGCGAAAAGGATCTCCAAATTCTGGTGGAGCCAGGGATCGTGGAGGTGGACGGCGGTCTCATGGAGGCCAAGAAGATTTCCGTCATCGACGAGGCGTTCCCCGGACTCATGGAAACCTTCAAAACCGATCTTCCCAACTTTCAGGCGCCCGGAGGCGAGAGTACCCGCGACGTTTACAACCGGGTTACCAGCGCACTCACACGCATTGTGGCTGAAAACACCGGTAAAACCATCGCCTGTATTTCCCACGGTTTTGCTATTCAAACCTTTCTATGGTACGCAAAAGGCCTGCCTTTCGAGGAAATGCAGCAGGAAATCCTGCGCAACACCGCGGTGTGCAAGTTTATCTTTGACACTTCGGGTGGGCTCCAGATCGAGTACATTAACGATGACCGCCATTTGAGCGATGATCTGAAATGTGAACAGCCGCCCGAATTTCGGGTAAAAAAACAAAAAGCTGAGGGTAGGGCGTAA
- a CDS encoding GGDEF domain-containing protein produces MTIKEKNFHFIPALFLILLVTGTAVLLFLSNLLPHANNRFEAGPATTFDTHWTITEEGLTSSDINLPTSLPDTRATLTNTLPDTLPEDAVLGIPTAFQSLTVFIDGIEVYSLPADSAFGSLIHTVSIPSGSEGKTVTLAFESLYTTPNISLGNISLGSRTAVLFGQLDHDTGSLLVSLIILIIGVLLLAVSGLLAGPKTGRYRFVCLGTFSVLAALWILTDSNFLQFLPFNSTSGVLLSFYSFTLMGVPIIQFIKLSSHERYHKAYDIITLLMLANFLLNLCVSTVSVLYLPKLLIITHALLISAILLFLWCLVHSWVKCHEKRFNTLFAAFFLLCAAGIIDLVRFYDNPVDNDNSFFFKIGLLVFIAILGLSSIKDSLNLFRDAVHVEIYKKLAYTDSTTQLANRTAYERDLECIRSALPIESLTIVSFDLNNLKLTNDTLGHSVGDTLIIDSGSCICASFKDCGTCYRIGGDEFCVIAENLAPEVLKNCLEVFDASIYNYNKAHTPRLDIARGYSCGPVHTPGDLDELIRRADQAMYACKARSHSSEI; encoded by the coding sequence GTGACAATAAAGGAAAAGAATTTCCACTTTATTCCTGCCCTGTTCCTGATTTTGCTAGTTACAGGCACTGCTGTCCTTTTATTTCTGTCAAACCTGCTTCCCCACGCCAATAACCGATTTGAGGCTGGGCCGGCCACAACGTTCGACACTCACTGGACCATTACCGAAGAGGGCCTGACCAGTTCCGACATTAACCTGCCGACATCGCTCCCCGACACTCGGGCTACTCTGACGAACACACTTCCCGACACGCTTCCTGAGGACGCTGTTCTGGGGATTCCGACAGCTTTCCAGTCCCTGACCGTATTCATTGACGGCATCGAGGTTTACAGCCTTCCGGCTGACAGTGCCTTTGGCAGTCTTATTCACACGGTTTCCATTCCCAGTGGCTCCGAGGGTAAAACGGTCACCCTGGCCTTTGAGTCACTCTATACCACACCTAATATCTCTCTGGGCAATATCAGCCTGGGCAGCCGCACCGCTGTGCTGTTTGGCCAGCTTGATCATGACACTGGAAGCCTGCTCGTGTCGCTGATTATTCTTATCATTGGAGTTCTTCTGCTGGCGGTTTCGGGCTTGCTTGCCGGACCAAAAACCGGGCGCTACCGTTTTGTCTGCCTTGGCACCTTTTCGGTTTTGGCCGCCCTCTGGATTCTGACGGATTCCAATTTCTTGCAATTTCTTCCATTTAACAGCACTTCGGGTGTTCTCCTGTCCTTTTACAGCTTTACACTGATGGGTGTTCCCATCATTCAGTTTATCAAGCTGAGCAGCCACGAACGGTATCACAAGGCTTATGATATCATCACCCTGCTGATGCTGGCCAATTTTCTGCTCAACCTCTGCGTGTCCACAGTCAGCGTCCTGTACCTGCCCAAACTCCTGATCATCACGCACGCTCTGCTCATCAGCGCGATCCTCCTGTTCTTGTGGTGCCTTGTGCACAGCTGGGTCAAATGCCATGAAAAACGCTTCAACACACTGTTTGCTGCCTTTTTTCTGCTGTGTGCCGCGGGCATTATCGACCTGGTCCGTTTTTATGACAATCCCGTGGACAATGACAACAGCTTTTTCTTTAAAATCGGTCTGCTGGTATTTATCGCGATTCTCGGCCTCTCAAGCATAAAAGACAGCCTCAACCTTTTCCGGGACGCTGTCCATGTCGAGATCTATAAAAAGCTGGCTTACACCGATTCCACCACCCAGCTGGCCAACCGAACCGCCTACGAGCGGGATCTCGAGTGCATCCGAAGCGCGCTGCCCATTGAGAGCCTGACCATTGTTTCTTTTGACCTGAACAACCTGAAGCTCACCAACGATACTCTGGGCCACAGCGTGGGCGACACCCTGATCATCGACAGCGGCAGCTGTATCTGCGCCAGTTTTAAGGACTGCGGCACCTGCTACCGGATCGGCGGTGACGAATTCTGCGTTATTGCCGAAAATCTGGCTCCTGAGGTTCTCAAAAACTGTCTTGAAGTCTTTGACGCCTCCATTTACAACTATAATAAGGCCCATACACCGAGACTGGACATCGCCCGCGGCTACAGCTGCGGCCCAGTCCACACGCCGGGGGATCTCGACGAGCTCATCCGCCGGGCCGACCAGGCCATGTACGCCTGCAAAGCCCGAAGTCATTCATCCGAGATCTAA
- a CDS encoding DUF2798 domain-containing protein: protein MPQTKYEEFVFTLMTSGVMIFIMGVYNVALNTGGLSGAVFHHAVYAFPFEWLVGFLLAFLIAGKTARYFAFKIVQPGDRPIFIILCIQTFTVCTMVPLMSLFGTIKASGFTSGLLCAWLQTIFLNFIMAYPLQIFVAGPLCRRVFGVLFRR, encoded by the coding sequence ATGCCACAGACAAAGTACGAAGAATTTGTTTTTACCCTCATGACCTCTGGCGTCATGATCTTTATCATGGGCGTCTATAACGTCGCCCTGAACACCGGAGGGCTTAGCGGAGCCGTCTTTCACCACGCGGTGTACGCCTTTCCCTTTGAATGGCTGGTCGGTTTTCTGCTGGCTTTTCTGATTGCCGGAAAAACTGCCAGATATTTTGCTTTTAAAATCGTCCAGCCTGGCGACCGCCCCATTTTTATCATTCTGTGCATCCAGACCTTTACGGTCTGCACTATGGTACCGCTCATGAGTCTGTTCGGCACCATCAAGGCCAGCGGGTTCACCTCTGGGCTTTTATGCGCCTGGCTCCAGACCATTTTTCTAAACTTTATCATGGCCTACCCGCTTCAGATTTTTGTAGCCGGCCCTTTGTGCCGTCGGGTGTTCGGGGTATTGTTCCGGCGTTAG
- a CDS encoding UDP-N-acetylmuramoyl-L-alanyl-D-glutamate--2,6-diaminopimelate ligase, translated as MKLNRILEDPEIVEVRNNNPEIDIEHIAYNSQKVIPNSMFVAIKGLKTDGHKYIGDAIIRGAILVIYEHDLDEYQDGIMYVKVKNARHMLGTMSSRFYGHPSRELSITGVTGTNGKTTITHMLKSIFQKDGRKCGLIGTINNQIGDKIIDNAGRTTPDSLEVQEIISEMVEAGCQNLVMEVSSHALDLDRVNGVAFDYGIFSNLTQDHLDYHKTFENYFEAKAKLFTYTSKANIINCDDAWGKKLYDRFAEKKGVAVYSYGLNPECDFYARDMKYSIEGTRYTLVTKDGEEEIFLSIPGEVMVYNSMAAIINALLEGISIEVIKEALASMSGVEGRMERLDLDTEFDIIIDYAHSPDSLERLLKSVKTMYDGKVYLVFGCNGDRDKEKRPIMGRIAGEFADHIIVTSDNPASEDPQSIIDTVAAAVAEKTDAYETVLRRWDAIYYAATLPKAGDVLVLAGKGHEKQETMKDENLYYNEWETAEEAVRRLKAGK; from the coding sequence ATGAAACTAAATCGTATTTTGGAAGATCCGGAGATTGTAGAAGTACGGAATAACAATCCCGAGATCGATATTGAACATATTGCCTATAACTCCCAGAAGGTGATCCCGAACAGCATGTTTGTGGCCATCAAGGGACTGAAAACAGACGGACACAAATATATTGGCGACGCCATCATCCGGGGCGCAATTCTGGTAATCTATGAACACGATCTGGACGAATACCAGGATGGCATCATGTATGTCAAGGTAAAAAACGCCCGCCACATGCTGGGCACCATGTCCAGCCGTTTTTACGGCCATCCGTCTAGAGAGCTCTCCATTACCGGCGTGACCGGCACCAATGGAAAGACGACGATCACCCATATGCTCAAGAGCATTTTTCAAAAGGATGGACGCAAATGCGGCCTGATCGGCACCATCAATAACCAGATTGGGGATAAAATCATCGACAACGCCGGACGTACCACCCCAGATTCGCTGGAGGTACAGGAGATCATTTCGGAAATGGTGGAAGCTGGCTGTCAGAACCTGGTGATGGAGGTTTCCTCTCACGCGCTGGATCTTGACCGCGTCAACGGCGTGGCCTTTGACTACGGCATTTTCTCCAACCTGACCCAGGACCATCTGGATTATCACAAAACCTTTGAAAATTATTTTGAAGCCAAGGCCAAGCTGTTTACCTATACCTCCAAGGCCAACATCATCAACTGCGACGATGCGTGGGGTAAGAAGCTGTACGACCGTTTTGCAGAAAAGAAAGGCGTTGCCGTATACTCCTACGGGCTGAATCCGGAATGTGATTTTTATGCCAGAGATATGAAATACAGCATCGAGGGCACCCGCTACACGCTGGTGACCAAGGATGGCGAGGAAGAAATTTTCCTTTCCATCCCCGGCGAGGTCATGGTCTACAACAGTATGGCCGCCATTATCAACGCATTGCTGGAGGGGATTTCCATCGAAGTTATCAAGGAAGCCCTGGCTTCCATGAGCGGCGTAGAGGGCCGGATGGAGCGTCTGGATCTGGACACTGAATTTGACATCATCATCGATTATGCCCACTCACCGGACTCTCTGGAACGCCTGTTAAAATCTGTGAAGACCATGTACGACGGCAAGGTTTATCTGGTCTTTGGCTGTAACGGGGACCGCGATAAGGAAAAACGCCCCATCATGGGCCGGATCGCCGGCGAGTTTGCCGACCATATCATCGTGACCTCAGACAACCCGGCCAGTGAGGACCCACAGTCCATTATCGATACCGTGGCTGCAGCTGTGGCGGAAAAAACCGATGCCTACGAGACGGTGCTGCGTCGCTGGGACGCCATCTACTATGCCGCTACCCTGCCAAAAGCGGGCGATGTGTTGGTACTGGCCGGAAAGGGCCACGAAAAACAGGAGACCATGAAGGATGAAAACCTGTATTATAACGAATGGGAAACCGCTGAGGAAGCCGTGAGACGGCTGAAGGCTGGAAAATAG
- a CDS encoding collagen binding domain-containing protein — protein MKKLASILISLIMVLQFSLPQAVMAEAADTVHSDPQEATDAQQPEKSSKTQADETTSDTAEEPQTPEALPSAQTPEDKASKIPEAAEAPVPTAEQPAAAPTPATPTAKAETPRDIKEIFKELGYSDEQSSILTGVQIKYYDKDGKEVTTPTVDDKVRFDIGFAIPEDVRDQMQGGDYYSFELPENIIIENNTTIDLIDENGVKYGQALVGKDGVVTLTFTDEVTKSSDISGSLNFSGSFDKNKINGPGDTIIKFPNEENIPEQVVTIKPKAQSAIEKNGQFDRAMNPEKITWNVDINKSLDSIGGVVVKDTLPPGLSLESVKVYPVAVDLDGNVTSVNPTPVDPSEYTVDENGNVSFKNPINSAYRIVYETAINESVKPQNGGTVKFTNNATLSADDLKDITTSSTVDAKYGKILEKKSTGYDAANQIFSWKLSTIIMKPKSPRTMQWSLISLETVWPMSTAA, from the coding sequence ATGAAAAAATTAGCAAGTATACTGATTTCACTAATCATGGTTTTACAGTTTTCGCTGCCTCAGGCGGTTATGGCTGAAGCTGCGGATACTGTCCATTCAGATCCGCAAGAGGCAACAGACGCTCAGCAGCCGGAAAAATCATCCAAAACACAGGCTGACGAGACAACATCAGATACAGCTGAGGAGCCCCAGACACCGGAGGCTCTGCCGTCGGCTCAGACGCCTGAAGACAAAGCGTCTAAAATTCCTGAAGCAGCAGAAGCACCGGTTCCTACAGCAGAACAGCCAGCAGCAGCCCCAACTCCAGCAACACCCACAGCAAAGGCGGAGACACCGAGGGATATCAAGGAAATTTTTAAGGAGCTGGGCTACTCAGATGAACAGAGCTCTATTCTGACCGGTGTACAGATCAAGTATTATGATAAGGACGGCAAGGAAGTTACAACGCCAACCGTGGACGATAAAGTAAGATTTGACATTGGCTTTGCCATTCCAGAGGATGTCCGGGATCAGATGCAGGGCGGCGACTATTACAGCTTTGAACTTCCCGAAAATATCATCATTGAAAATAACACCACCATCGATCTGATCGATGAAAATGGCGTGAAATACGGCCAGGCTCTGGTGGGTAAGGATGGGGTGGTCACCCTTACTTTTACCGATGAGGTTACCAAAAGCTCCGATATCAGTGGGAGTCTTAACTTCAGCGGGAGCTTTGACAAAAACAAAATCAACGGACCTGGGGACACCATCATTAAATTTCCGAACGAAGAGAATATTCCGGAGCAGGTGGTGACCATTAAGCCCAAAGCGCAGAGCGCCATTGAAAAAAATGGACAGTTTGACCGTGCAATGAACCCGGAAAAAATAACATGGAATGTGGATATCAACAAAAGTCTCGATAGTATCGGCGGCGTTGTCGTAAAAGATACGCTGCCGCCAGGCCTGAGCCTGGAAAGTGTCAAGGTTTATCCAGTAGCGGTGGACCTCGACGGCAATGTCACATCGGTCAATCCCACACCTGTCGATCCATCGGAGTACACAGTCGATGAAAACGGCAATGTCAGCTTTAAAAATCCCATTAATTCGGCTTACCGGATTGTATACGAAACCGCAATCAATGAAAGTGTAAAGCCCCAGAATGGCGGCACGGTTAAATTTACTAACAACGCGACCCTGAGCGCAGACGATCTGAAGGATATCACCACCAGTTCAACCGTTGATGCAAAATATGGAAAAATTCTTGAGAAAAAAAGCACGGGTTACGATGCGGCCAACCAGATATTCAGTTGGAAATTAAGTACAATTATAATGAAACCAAAATCCCCCAGAACCATGCAATGGTCACTGATAAGCTTGGAGACGGTATGGCCTATGTCGACGGCAGCCTAG
- a CDS encoding SpaA isopeptide-forming pilin-related protein has translation MEIKYNYNETKIPQNHAMVTDKLGDGMAYVDGSLVLNKIVFNADGSTATAGMLVEGQDYTLEKTADGFKVVFLNDVDYAVQMTYKTQVSGILDENGTYSNDVEIGTGQTSGSKGSAKQQGVVKKMVKADEENKRISWSINVNKNQYTMHKWSLTDTLGIGLTLDESSVVVKTQSGKTLVRDTDYTLSYDKNTNKFVITLIGSYDPTSDSLIITYQTDYYPSYDLFPDHNIIFNNDAVSNWTDEQGNSHSSKDHAEYKPDENAQYNGFKSGSYNAVNKRITWSVGVNYNNFEVNPTAEINDPITGNQVFVPGSVKIYRFNIDANGKPVKGAEISAEEYKLVTIIEPAQNNNVLTVRFPDQATGKAIVEFQTSLEGQVIKESETYKNTANFTNGKYTHTLTGTVSVNNGGKLAVKSGKQDDDGYVHWHITVNPSQSDLADVVIVDKPSDNQLVDMDSLTIYGTQVDEKGNLTLDTNVVLTEGVDYHADYAINPETGKYELTVSMLNNIDRAYIMTYRTKVLLEEGGNNKVSNNVTIKGNNEQVIEGNDDEELAVNVNDSGGTVIGKKGSITLEKDSSTTHKGLAGGIFQLYDKNGVKLGSPVVSDQNGRIQFTGLVYGSYVLKEVEAPEGHTVSDELLNGKTITVNAETTAADNVVILENDPTKVTLVKQDGAGNNLAGAVFSLEINQNGTWMPVRQDEALVSGQDGSLVIEGLAEGDYRITETKAPEGYILNRVPVLFTLSKNEDGKVLPLVLNPVQNYQGSIELTKQNEAGEPLSGAKFELRKTDEENKLIAAITSDKDGKIHYGGLAPGSYELVEVEALEGYILNTEPIAFNIETSAEGRPQVLNLGTFINYQGSISLIKENEAGRSLDGVQFELRKLDEQNRLITTLLSDKDGKIVYSGLAPGQYELTEIKAQDGYILNTEPIAFTIDASAAGRPEVLELGQFVNYQGGIELVKKDEAGRGLEGAKFRIIKTDEQNKAVADITSGKDGKVQYAGLAPGHYTLLEIEAPEGYLVNTQGISFEIPEVAEGKVQTLDLGTLTDYTGRLEIFKTDESGKPLAGAAFKIIDQGGSVIRDQLTTDEQGYIHVTGLAPGQYKVIETKAPQGYEIDTTPAVFEIAAKAQGEPQTVQIKAVNKKERVQYHVKTPAGRGSSPSGLSPNTGLDGSGTAGVFAVLAVLVGAAAFVIKRKTDR, from the coding sequence TTGGAAATTAAGTACAATTATAATGAAACCAAAATCCCCCAGAACCATGCAATGGTCACTGATAAGCTTGGAGACGGTATGGCCTATGTCGACGGCAGCCTAGTGCTAAACAAGATCGTCTTTAATGCGGACGGCAGTACGGCCACGGCAGGCATGCTGGTGGAAGGGCAGGACTACACGCTCGAAAAGACCGCCGATGGTTTTAAAGTCGTATTTTTAAACGATGTGGATTATGCTGTGCAAATGACCTACAAAACACAGGTGTCCGGCATTCTTGACGAAAACGGAACTTACAGCAACGACGTCGAAATCGGTACTGGTCAGACATCCGGCTCAAAGGGTTCGGCCAAGCAGCAGGGTGTTGTCAAGAAAATGGTGAAAGCCGATGAGGAAAATAAACGCATCAGCTGGTCCATCAATGTCAATAAAAACCAGTACACCATGCATAAATGGTCACTGACCGATACGCTGGGGATTGGGCTGACCCTGGATGAGAGCAGCGTTGTGGTCAAAACTCAGTCGGGTAAGACACTCGTAAGAGATACGGATTATACGTTGAGCTATGACAAAAACACGAACAAATTTGTTATCACACTGATTGGAAGCTATGACCCCACGAGCGACAGCCTTATAATAACATATCAGACGGATTATTATCCTTCCTATGACCTTTTCCCGGACCACAACATCATTTTTAATAATGATGCGGTATCTAACTGGACCGATGAGCAGGGCAACAGCCACAGCAGCAAGGACCATGCAGAGTATAAGCCAGATGAAAACGCTCAGTACAACGGCTTTAAATCTGGCAGCTACAATGCCGTCAATAAAAGAATCACCTGGAGTGTTGGCGTCAATTACAATAACTTTGAGGTAAACCCCACGGCTGAAATCAACGATCCCATCACCGGCAATCAGGTCTTTGTGCCTGGTTCGGTCAAGATTTACCGGTTTAACATCGACGCAAACGGAAAACCGGTAAAGGGCGCGGAGATCTCCGCAGAAGAGTATAAGCTTGTCACCATTATAGAACCGGCCCAGAACAATAACGTCCTGACCGTGCGTTTCCCAGACCAGGCCACTGGAAAAGCCATTGTCGAGTTTCAGACCAGCCTGGAGGGACAGGTGATCAAGGAGAGCGAAACCTATAAAAACACCGCGAACTTTACCAACGGAAAATATACGCACACCCTCACCGGGACAGTCTCCGTCAACAATGGCGGAAAGCTGGCAGTAAAATCTGGCAAGCAGGACGATGATGGCTATGTGCACTGGCACATTACAGTCAACCCAAGTCAATCCGATTTAGCGGATGTTGTGATTGTGGATAAGCCCTCGGATAATCAGCTGGTGGATATGGATTCACTAACCATCTACGGAACACAGGTCGATGAAAAGGGAAACCTTACACTCGATACCAACGTGGTGTTGACCGAGGGGGTCGACTACCATGCCGACTATGCCATCAATCCCGAAACCGGCAAATATGAGCTGACGGTCAGCATGCTGAACAATATCGACCGGGCCTATATTATGACCTACCGCACCAAGGTGTTGCTGGAAGAAGGCGGAAACAACAAGGTTTCAAATAATGTTACCATCAAAGGCAACAATGAACAGGTCATCGAGGGCAACGACGATGAAGAGCTGGCTGTCAATGTCAACGACAGTGGCGGAACAGTCATTGGAAAGAAGGGCAGTATCACACTGGAAAAGGACAGCAGCACCACCCATAAGGGCCTGGCAGGCGGCATCTTTCAGCTTTACGACAAAAACGGCGTTAAGCTGGGAAGTCCGGTAGTCAGCGATCAGAACGGCCGCATCCAGTTTACGGGGCTGGTGTACGGCAGTTATGTTCTTAAGGAAGTAGAGGCGCCAGAGGGACACACTGTATCCGACGAGCTGCTCAACGGAAAGACCATCACCGTCAATGCAGAAACCACGGCAGCTGACAATGTTGTCATTCTCGAAAATGACCCGACAAAAGTAACCCTGGTTAAGCAGGACGGAGCAGGAAACAATCTTGCCGGCGCGGTGTTCAGTCTTGAGATCAACCAGAACGGCACCTGGATGCCGGTTCGTCAGGATGAAGCGCTGGTATCCGGACAGGATGGCTCTCTGGTGATTGAAGGCCTGGCCGAAGGCGACTACCGTATTACCGAGACGAAAGCGCCGGAGGGCTATATTCTGAATCGTGTGCCGGTTCTTTTCACACTCAGCAAAAATGAGGATGGAAAAGTGCTGCCGCTTGTACTGAATCCGGTTCAAAATTATCAGGGCAGCATCGAGCTGACCAAGCAAAATGAAGCTGGAGAACCTCTGTCCGGTGCGAAATTTGAACTTCGAAAAACCGATGAGGAGAATAAACTCATCGCTGCAATCACGTCGGATAAGGATGGGAAAATTCATTACGGGGGATTAGCGCCGGGCAGCTACGAACTGGTTGAGGTTGAAGCCCTGGAAGGCTATATCCTCAACACCGAGCCCATCGCTTTCAATATTGAAACCAGTGCTGAAGGCAGGCCGCAGGTCTTAAATCTGGGCACATTCATCAATTATCAGGGAAGCATTTCTTTGATCAAAGAAAATGAAGCCGGCAGAAGTCTTGATGGGGTTCAGTTTGAACTCCGGAAGCTTGATGAGCAAAACAGGCTGATCACAACGCTTTTATCGGACAAAGACGGAAAAATTGTTTACAGCGGTCTGGCGCCAGGACAATACGAGCTGACAGAAATAAAGGCACAGGACGGTTATATTCTCAATACCGAACCCATCGCCTTTACCATTGATGCCAGCGCGGCAGGCAGGCCTGAAGTCCTGGAACTGGGACAGTTTGTGAACTATCAGGGCGGCATTGAACTCGTCAAAAAGGACGAAGCGGGCCGTGGACTGGAGGGCGCAAAATTCCGGATCATAAAGACCGATGAGCAGAATAAGGCAGTGGCTGACATTACCTCTGGAAAAGACGGAAAAGTCCAGTATGCGGGTCTCGCCCCAGGACACTACACCCTTTTGGAAATCGAAGCGCCTGAGGGCTACCTGGTCAATACACAGGGGATCTCGTTTGAAATTCCTGAAGTGGCCGAAGGAAAAGTGCAGACTTTGGATCTGGGTACCCTGACAGATTATACCGGACGGCTGGAAATCTTTAAAACTGATGAAAGTGGAAAGCCGCTGGCGGGAGCAGCCTTTAAGATTATCGACCAGGGCGGCAGCGTCATCAGAGATCAGCTGACAACCGATGAACAGGGATACATCCATGTGACGGGACTCGCGCCAGGACAGTATAAAGTCATTGAGACAAAAGCGCCTCAGGGTTATGAGATCGATACGACTCCGGCTGTCTTTGAAATTGCAGCAAAGGCTCAGGGTGAACCTCAGACTGTGCAGATTAAAGCAGTCAATAAAAAGGAACGTGTCCAGTACCATGTTAAGACACCCGCTGGCCGTGGCTCCAGCCCCTCAGGATTATCACCTAATACCGGACTGGATGGCAGCGGCACCGCAGGTGTATTCGCGGTGCTGGCAGTTCTCGTCGGAGCAGCTGCGTTTGTGATAAAAAGAAAAACAGACCGATAA